A section of the Paenibacillus odorifer genome encodes:
- a CDS encoding DUF6933 domain-containing protein, protein MLVLRYTQKLLKDMKVAPVEVEDISSFFSWHVNIMQLRKKHILFVHDASRLCILLDGIRSGQADKLVEKFRIELKEYLLQEGFKKQLINQYLLEAGEITISRTNNKSVLGTMNEITLYNSVAQSDFSSLLERNKWLNTIIYKPIDYKEPINVFRESLNSYYS, encoded by the coding sequence ATGTTAGTACTAAGATATACTCAGAAATTATTAAAAGATATGAAAGTAGCTCCAGTAGAAGTAGAAGACATATCCTCCTTTTTTAGTTGGCATGTGAATATTATGCAACTCAGAAAAAAACATATTTTATTTGTACATGATGCAAGCCGGTTATGTATATTATTGGATGGAATAAGAAGTGGTCAAGCTGATAAATTGGTTGAAAAGTTCAGAATAGAACTTAAGGAGTATTTATTGCAGGAGGGTTTTAAGAAGCAGCTCATAAATCAGTATTTATTAGAGGCCGGAGAAATCACTATATCCCGTACAAATAATAAAAGTGTACTTGGAACAATGAATGAAATAACACTATACAATTCAGTAGCTCAAAGTGATTTCAGCAGCTTGCTTGAGAGGAATAAGTGGTTGAACACTATTATATATAAACCTATTGATTATAAAGAGCCCATTAATGTCTTTAGAGAATCCTTAAATAGTTACTATTCATAA
- a CDS encoding SDR family oxidoreductase, translating into MTDKRLQDKVAVVTGAGSGIGKATAIRFAQHGAKVYMLDRTPEDSYETKREIESIGGTATVIECDVSNPGLVEESIRKVGEAAEKIDIVFANAGINGTWSPIETLEIEDWDQTLDTNLRSTFATVKYAIPHMKENGGSIIITSSINGNRVFSNIGASAYSSSKAGQVAFMKMAALELAQYGIRVNAICPGSIDTQIGDNTYKSDDLQEVKIPVEFPEGNHPLENAPGKPEQVANLVLFLASDESFHVTGTEIYVDGAESLLRG; encoded by the coding sequence ATGACAGATAAACGTTTGCAGGATAAAGTTGCAGTGGTTACAGGTGCTGGTTCCGGTATTGGAAAAGCTACAGCCATAAGGTTTGCCCAACACGGAGCTAAGGTATATATGCTTGACCGCACTCCCGAGGATTCCTATGAAACTAAACGTGAGATTGAATCTATTGGCGGTACAGCAACAGTAATTGAATGCGATGTCTCCAATCCAGGTCTGGTCGAAGAAAGTATTCGTAAGGTTGGGGAGGCGGCCGAGAAGATTGATATTGTTTTTGCCAATGCTGGCATTAATGGTACATGGTCTCCAATCGAAACACTAGAAATCGAAGATTGGGACCAGACACTGGATACCAACCTACGCAGCACCTTTGCCACAGTAAAATATGCCATCCCCCATATGAAAGAAAATGGCGGCAGCATCATTATCACCAGCTCCATTAACGGCAACCGAGTATTCTCGAACATTGGCGCTTCCGCTTACTCATCTTCCAAGGCAGGACAAGTTGCTTTTATGAAAATGGCTGCACTAGAGCTGGCGCAATACGGCATCCGTGTAAATGCAATCTGTCCTGGATCAATCGATACACAAATTGGAGATAATACGTATAAAAGCGATGATCTTCAAGAAGTGAAGATTCCTGTGGAATTTCCGGAAGGTAATCATCCGCTGGAAAATGCACCGGGTAAGCCTGAGCAGGTTGCCAATCTGGTATTATTTCTCGCATCGGATGAATCTTTTCATGTTACGGGAACTGAGATTTATGTAGATGGTGCCGAGTCACTCCTGCGCGGATAA
- a CDS encoding DinB family protein produces MQNKISEVLLQNWDYCMDIEDWAPPLSDALEGVDSKQALWKPEGGAANSIWETVNHLTYYKVRLLRKLKGLPKQPDAESNDDTFTVTAEGEEAWAKAVADLKDVHAALREIIEALEEGAYDWGGSGHAPGEEVMSLILHDSYHTGQIIMLRKLQGSWVSNRSFN; encoded by the coding sequence ATGCAAAATAAAATCAGTGAGGTCTTGCTCCAAAATTGGGATTATTGCATGGATATCGAGGATTGGGCTCCGCCGCTTAGCGATGCGCTGGAAGGTGTGGATAGCAAACAGGCTCTTTGGAAGCCAGAGGGTGGGGCGGCCAATTCTATCTGGGAAACGGTTAACCATCTAACTTATTATAAGGTGCGTTTGCTGCGAAAGCTAAAAGGGTTGCCCAAACAACCCGATGCTGAAAGCAACGATGATACCTTTACTGTAACAGCTGAAGGAGAAGAAGCATGGGCGAAAGCCGTTGCAGACCTGAAGGACGTGCATGCTGCTCTTAGAGAAATCATTGAAGCGTTGGAAGAAGGCGCGTATGATTGGGGCGGTTCGGGTCATGCGCCAGGGGAAGAAGTAATGAGCCTTATCCTACACGATTCTTACCATACTGGACAAATTATTATGCTGCGTAAATTGCAGGGTTCTTGGGTGTCCAACCGTAGTTTTAATTAG
- a CDS encoding CGNR zinc finger domain-containing protein — protein MLWEDFINSYWRDWRTGDKNKDRDRLDEEEWVFKWLKEYALLETQMPNTIEMAQLKKLRSLLWNWVQAIVQGNSVYGEILEQLNVYMDKGPVIRRIVWKSDEQAEIKLLPLHSGWEQVMAEIAASFAEALLEKEPTRFRICENPDCLWVYYDDTRNRSKRYCDDKACGNLMKVRRFRARKKAESEGE, from the coding sequence GTGTTGTGGGAGGATTTCATTAACAGCTACTGGCGGGATTGGCGAACAGGAGATAAGAATAAAGACCGGGACAGACTCGATGAAGAAGAGTGGGTTTTTAAATGGCTGAAGGAGTATGCTCTATTAGAAACACAGATGCCGAACACGATAGAAATGGCGCAGCTTAAAAAGCTTCGCTCACTACTATGGAACTGGGTACAGGCCATTGTGCAAGGAAACTCGGTGTATGGAGAAATACTGGAACAGCTCAATGTCTATATGGACAAGGGTCCTGTTATACGGCGAATTGTGTGGAAAAGCGACGAGCAAGCGGAAATAAAGCTATTGCCACTCCATAGTGGCTGGGAGCAGGTAATGGCGGAGATTGCAGCGTCTTTTGCCGAGGCATTACTTGAAAAAGAACCCACAAGATTCCGTATCTGCGAGAATCCCGATTGCCTCTGGGTCTATTACGATGATACACGCAACCGCTCCAAGCGGTACTGCGATGACAAAGCCTGTGGCAACCTTATGAAGGTGCGGCGTTTCCGGGCGCGGAAGAAGGCTGAGTCTGAGGGGGAATAA
- a CDS encoding GTP-binding protein: MIQQQGAERINVGIFAHVDAGKTTTTEHILYESGRIRALGSVDTGTALTDSMDVERQRGISVRAALASFAWKGVQINLVDTPGHVDFLSEVERSLRVMDCAVLILSAVEGVQAQSEMIWNALRKLGIPTLIFVNKMDRVGANPEAVLAEARNYLSSDIIPVQQPIGKEKGYIGARDLWENEADASARTELLEALAERDEELLEKYMSGSTIDLAEWKKYMKTASSSGRFFPMVYGVAAKGLGITALLDAMVEYFPRAGGNVEGAVSGIVYNIQRDKSMGRMAFVRLYEGTIRNRDTLMNYTQDIQGKVTQIRKVEGGRTEDVGALEAGDIAVIYGLSGVRIGDVLGHPGAIPEEAKLAVPLLTVRVFWEPDVDDHKVIGALQELADEDPLLDAQWLQDERELHIKVMGPIQLEILNSVLEERYALKVTFGQPSVIYKETPARAGEGFIAYTMPKPCWAILRFQIEPGSPGSGLVYDSVVRSSDLLPQYQSETARRVPEALQQGLYGWEVTDLKVTLIEGQHHVWHTHPLDFAVATPMGIMDGLARVGTKLLEPILQVRIVVPEENGGRVMNDLVQMRGTFEPPVLQGERMIIEGRLPLATSLDYPVSLSSYTKGRSTFTSFFAGYEECPPDVSAERTRRGVNPLDQAKYILSVRKALQG, translated from the coding sequence ATGATTCAGCAGCAGGGAGCAGAACGGATTAATGTGGGGATATTTGCCCATGTGGACGCCGGGAAGACGACAACAACGGAGCATATTTTGTATGAAAGCGGTCGCATTCGCGCGCTTGGCAGCGTAGACACTGGGACGGCATTGACGGATTCAATGGATGTGGAGCGGCAGCGGGGGATATCCGTACGGGCGGCATTGGCTTCTTTTGCTTGGAAAGGTGTGCAGATTAATCTGGTCGATACCCCGGGGCACGTCGATTTTCTGTCCGAAGTTGAGCGGTCTTTGCGGGTGATGGATTGTGCGGTGCTTATTCTTTCAGCCGTGGAGGGTGTGCAGGCCCAAAGTGAGATGATCTGGAACGCGCTGCGGAAGCTGGGAATCCCCACGCTTATTTTTGTGAACAAAATGGATCGCGTAGGCGCTAACCCTGAAGCTGTGCTGGCAGAAGCGCGAAATTATTTGTCTAGTGATATCATTCCAGTTCAGCAACCCATCGGCAAAGAGAAGGGGTACATAGGAGCAAGAGATTTATGGGAGAACGAAGCTGATGCTAGCGCACGAACAGAATTATTAGAGGCGTTAGCGGAACGGGACGAAGAGCTGTTGGAGAAGTATATGTCAGGTAGCACTATTGATTTGGCTGAATGGAAAAAATATATGAAAACAGCCTCCTCATCAGGCCGCTTTTTTCCGATGGTTTATGGCGTCGCCGCCAAGGGGCTTGGGATTACTGCCTTGCTGGATGCGATGGTTGAGTATTTTCCGCGCGCTGGTGGGAATGTGGAGGGGGCGGTGTCAGGCATCGTATACAATATTCAGCGTGATAAAAGTATGGGACGGATGGCGTTTGTCCGCCTTTATGAAGGGACGATCCGTAACCGCGATACGCTGATGAATTATACGCAGGATATTCAGGGGAAAGTGACCCAGATCCGCAAGGTCGAAGGTGGTCGGACCGAGGATGTCGGAGCGCTTGAAGCCGGAGATATTGCTGTTATCTATGGCCTTTCAGGGGTGCGCATCGGAGATGTGCTCGGCCATCCGGGGGCCATTCCGGAGGAGGCGAAGCTGGCTGTGCCGCTGCTAACGGTGCGTGTATTCTGGGAACCAGATGTGGATGACCATAAGGTTATCGGAGCGCTGCAGGAACTGGCGGATGAAGATCCGCTTTTGGATGCGCAGTGGCTGCAGGATGAGCGGGAGCTGCATATCAAAGTAATGGGACCGATTCAGCTGGAGATTCTGAACAGTGTTCTGGAGGAGCGATATGCGCTGAAGGTTACTTTCGGTCAGCCTTCTGTCATATATAAAGAAACGCCAGCCCGTGCCGGGGAAGGTTTTATCGCTTACACGATGCCGAAACCGTGCTGGGCGATTCTACGCTTTCAGATTGAGCCGGGATCTCCGGGCAGTGGTTTAGTCTACGATTCGGTAGTGCGGAGTTCCGACCTGCTGCCGCAATACCAGAGCGAAACCGCACGCCGAGTACCAGAAGCCTTACAACAGGGTTTGTATGGCTGGGAGGTTACCGATCTTAAAGTGACCTTGATCGAGGGACAACATCATGTGTGGCATACCCATCCGCTGGATTTTGCGGTGGCGACTCCGATGGGAATTATGGACGGACTCGCTCGGGTAGGCACTAAACTCCTAGAGCCGATTCTGCAGGTTCGCATCGTGGTTCCTGAGGAGAATGGCGGACGGGTGATGAACGACCTCGTTCAGATGCGCGGCACGTTCGAGCCTCCCGTGCTGCAAGGCGAGCGGATGATCATCGAAGGACGTCTGCCGCTGGCAACATCGCTCGATTATCCCGTCAGCTTAAGCTCCTACACGAAGGGGCGCAGCACGTTTACTTCTTTTTTTGCCGGCTATGAAGAATGTCCACCAGACGTATCTGCTGAGCGCACCCGCCGGGGCGTGAACCCACTTGATCAGGCGAAATATATATTAAGTGTGCGAAAGGCACTGCAAGGTTAA
- the trxA gene encoding thioredoxin has translation MAVLHAEDATFAQLIQPKGITVVNFWAPWCGPCRMFAPVLEEFERESDATITVVKVNVDDNPETTGKYHVMSIPATLIFKDGQPRQQEVGILSIHALQQLTASE, from the coding sequence ATGGCAGTTCTCCATGCGGAAGATGCTACTTTTGCACAACTCATTCAACCGAAAGGAATAACTGTAGTCAACTTCTGGGCGCCCTGGTGCGGACCGTGCCGGATGTTTGCACCTGTGCTGGAAGAGTTTGAGCGGGAGTCGGATGCTACAATAACTGTAGTGAAGGTCAATGTGGATGACAACCCGGAGACGACTGGAAAATACCACGTGATGAGTATACCGGCCACACTCATATTCAAGGATGGACAACCACGGCAACAAGAGGTGGGGATATTATCCATACATGCCTTGCAGCAGCTCACTGCATCCGAATAA
- a CDS encoding S-layer homology domain-containing protein, with translation MKKPLFINNAKKMTIACGILAASVSFGASAFAFSDLKGDPAEAKINSLHKEGIINGVDKDKFAPKSKVSFAQGIQFIVGGLNLTPQPAVGSNSSKASDYFDKVNDKAWYASAFLTAKQNGLSLDRTVDPNGTITRAQFAHLLTQALQSKGNFPVTLMYVDIKDGDKLSTEVINSLQILLNTHIATLDKNGNFRPNDAITRSEAAALIYDAAAFAKRVIVSNGSPTTPTYETEVTLTKAGEGVNKATLTVNNLPNPGYGLVIERIEFGKDNTAVIYFNVTAPEPGKMYAQVITKASVATYLPDGYKAVAQPVTGSASYSSSSAAQ, from the coding sequence ATGAAAAAACCATTATTCATAAATAACGCTAAAAAAATGACTATAGCCTGCGGCATTTTGGCAGCGAGTGTGTCTTTTGGGGCATCCGCTTTTGCTTTTTCAGATTTGAAAGGTGATCCTGCGGAAGCAAAAATCAACTCTTTGCATAAAGAGGGGATTATAAACGGAGTAGACAAAGATAAGTTTGCCCCTAAATCTAAGGTAAGCTTTGCGCAAGGGATACAATTCATCGTTGGGGGTCTGAATCTGACTCCGCAACCAGCGGTAGGTAGTAACTCTTCCAAAGCCAGTGATTATTTCGATAAAGTAAACGACAAAGCCTGGTATGCTTCGGCTTTCCTGACTGCCAAGCAAAATGGTCTTTCACTCGACCGGACAGTGGATCCTAACGGAACCATCACCCGTGCTCAGTTCGCTCACTTATTGACGCAAGCGCTGCAAAGTAAAGGTAACTTCCCTGTTACGCTGATGTATGTAGACATTAAGGATGGCGATAAACTCTCTACGGAGGTTATAAATAGTCTCCAGATCCTGCTGAATACACATATTGCCACACTCGATAAGAACGGTAATTTCCGGCCAAATGATGCTATTACCCGCTCTGAAGCAGCCGCTCTCATCTATGATGCAGCCGCTTTTGCTAAACGTGTAATTGTATCTAATGGCAGTCCCACTACTCCCACCTACGAAACAGAGGTTACGTTGACCAAAGCGGGTGAAGGCGTAAATAAAGCCACACTTACCGTTAATAATCTGCCTAACCCCGGGTATGGGCTGGTGATTGAGCGAATCGAATTTGGTAAAGACAATACGGCTGTGATTTACTTTAACGTGACTGCTCCTGAACCAGGGAAAATGTACGCGCAGGTGATCACAAAGGCATCTGTTGCCACTTATCTGCCAGATGGATACAAAGCTGTCGCTCAACCTGTAACTGGCTCTGCTTCTTATTCGTCTTCTAGCGCGGCACAATAA
- a CDS encoding GNAT family N-acetyltransferase, producing MKIREATASDIDGIAVVHAASWKTTYRGLISDEFLDKITVEARRKLWIRNFENPNKDEVMYVAEDGAGTIIGFANGGARRGSDLSDLYDAELYALYLLKEQQGKGLGRQLIRSVAQNLLEKNYSSFMTWVVTGNPAIHFYHKVGGQSVATKEVKLGNEIVEEIMIGWRDIGVVGD from the coding sequence TTGAAGATTAGAGAAGCAACAGCTAGTGATATAGACGGGATCGCTGTTGTCCACGCTGCGAGTTGGAAAACCACGTACAGAGGGCTAATTTCGGACGAGTTTCTCGATAAAATCACCGTGGAAGCAAGAAGAAAGCTCTGGATTCGGAATTTTGAAAACCCCAATAAAGACGAGGTTATGTATGTGGCCGAAGATGGGGCTGGGACGATTATTGGTTTTGCAAATGGTGGTGCGCGAAGAGGGTCAGATCTCTCTGATCTCTATGATGCGGAGCTATATGCACTCTATTTGCTTAAGGAACAGCAAGGAAAGGGTCTTGGAAGGCAACTCATAAGAAGCGTAGCACAGAATTTATTGGAGAAAAATTATAGCTCGTTCATGACTTGGGTGGTAACAGGAAATCCCGCGATTCATTTCTACCACAAAGTGGGTGGGCAATCTGTTGCGACAAAAGAAGTGAAGCTTGGGAATGAGATTGTTGAAGAGATCATGATCGGGTGGAGGGATATTGGGGTTGTTGGGGATTAA
- a CDS encoding MDR family MFS transporter, producing the protein MPCSSSLHPNNTSESGEDSLTNKPSIIVASLVVANFLAQLMQTMLNTALPRVMQDLAIHENQAQWLITVYYLMIGITVPVAGFLIGKFTTRALFMASVGAFTAGTLIAGIAWSFPLVLTGRLVQGIGAGLLFPLFQTTILRVFPKEKIGAAMGVVGLVLGLAPALGPTLSGFVVQNHSWRLLFYAVAPLAAANLFLAHFTLRNVGETHQTKLDTRSIIYSSLGFAGILYGFSIVGEEKGNPVVAGIILLAGFLIVALFIKRQLKLTAPLLDFKLFRHRSFTRSSIVGVILFAVMMGVELLLPLYAQTIRGLTPRESGLMLLPGALLIGVSGLISGRLYDRFGVSRVTQGGFLLILIMAAALSLTLSTETSFNLLVIMYALLMFGVGAVMAPITAYAMASIPNTMVAHASPMTITLRSLSGSIGGALLVTIMTSTASASSLSFPLDMLKGVHIAFWTLTALAGLGLYLSFHLQEARKLKPANI; encoded by the coding sequence ATGCCTTGCAGCAGCTCACTGCATCCGAATAATACCTCTGAAAGCGGTGAAGACAGCTTGACTAATAAACCCAGCATTATTGTAGCCTCTCTGGTGGTTGCCAATTTTCTAGCCCAATTAATGCAAACGATGTTAAATACGGCGTTGCCGCGTGTCATGCAGGATCTTGCCATTCATGAGAATCAAGCGCAGTGGCTGATTACGGTGTACTACCTGATGATAGGTATAACTGTTCCTGTTGCTGGATTTTTGATCGGAAAGTTTACTACGAGGGCCTTGTTCATGGCCTCTGTCGGAGCGTTCACAGCAGGAACACTGATTGCCGGGATCGCCTGGAGTTTCCCCCTAGTCCTGACGGGGCGTTTGGTTCAAGGCATCGGTGCGGGTCTGCTGTTCCCTCTGTTTCAGACGACGATACTCAGAGTCTTCCCGAAGGAGAAAATCGGTGCAGCGATGGGAGTAGTCGGTTTGGTTCTGGGGTTGGCTCCTGCACTTGGGCCTACTCTGTCTGGGTTCGTGGTTCAGAATCATTCATGGAGACTGTTGTTTTATGCTGTGGCTCCGCTCGCAGCCGCCAATTTATTCTTAGCGCATTTCACGCTGCGGAACGTGGGAGAGACTCATCAGACCAAGCTCGACACCAGGTCCATTATCTACTCTTCACTCGGATTCGCTGGTATATTATATGGTTTTAGCATTGTCGGGGAAGAAAAGGGAAATCCTGTTGTCGCAGGGATCATCCTTCTGGCCGGATTCCTGATCGTGGCGCTGTTTATTAAAAGACAGCTCAAGCTCACGGCACCTTTGCTCGATTTCAAGCTGTTTCGGCACCGCTCCTTTACCCGTTCTTCTATTGTGGGGGTGATCTTATTTGCGGTGATGATGGGAGTTGAACTCCTTCTTCCTCTGTATGCACAGACGATAAGAGGCTTAACACCAAGGGAGTCCGGGCTTATGTTGTTGCCAGGTGCACTGCTGATTGGTGTCTCCGGTCTGATCTCAGGCAGACTATATGACCGGTTTGGGGTTAGCCGCGTAACCCAGGGAGGATTTCTGCTCATTCTGATCATGGCAGCGGCTCTTTCCCTCACGTTATCAACTGAGACGTCCTTTAATCTACTGGTTATAATGTATGCCCTGCTTATGTTTGGAGTAGGGGCAGTTATGGCTCCAATTACGGCCTATGCCATGGCAAGTATCCCCAACACCATGGTTGCACATGCTTCTCCAATGACAATCACGCTGCGCTCGCTCAGCGGTTCAATAGGAGGCGCCTTGCTTGTAACGATAATGACTTCTACTGCGAGTGCCAGTTCCTTATCCTTTCCATTGGATATGCTCAAAGGGGTCCACATTGCATTCTGGACGTTGACGGCTCTTGCCGGATTAGGATTATACTTGTCTTTTCATCTGCAAGAAGCGAGAAAGCTTAAACCTGCTAATATTTAA